One window of Helicobacter sp. MIT 99-5507 genomic DNA carries:
- a CDS encoding phospholipase D-like domain-containing protein yields the protein MKFLFIFIIFPYFVFADSMYFMPYDSKQAINAIIKEIKQAKNEVNIAIYNFTNREISKAIRDSAKKGVKFNIIYDYKSNINSDITTIGYLAKLKNIYTCTLKGNLSDNKKYFGIMHNKLAIIDKKTIIFGSANWSKSAFDINYEMLLISQNKDYINQASKYFDKMLSECEKY from the coding sequence ATGAAATTTCTTTTTATTTTTATTATATTCCCATATTTTGTATTTGCAGATTCTATGTATTTTATGCCTTATGATTCCAAACAAGCTATAAATGCTATCATCAAAGAAATAAAGCAAGCAAAAAATGAAGTAAATATTGCAATATATAATTTTACAAATAGAGAAATAAGTAAGGCAATTCGAGATAGTGCAAAAAAAGGTGTGAAATTTAATATCATTTATGATTATAAAAGTAATATTAATAGTGATATTACAACAATAGGATATTTAGCAAAACTAAAAAATATATATACTTGCACCCTAAAAGGCAATTTATCCGATAATAAAAAATATTTTGGCATTATGCATAACAAGCTTGCAATCATTGATAAAAAGACAATCATATTTGGCTCTGCAAATTGGTCTAAAAGTGCATTTGATATAAATTATGAAATGTTATTGATAAGTCAAAATAAAGATTATATCAATCAAGCATCAAAATATTTTGATAAAATGCTTAGTGAATGCGAAAAATACTAG
- a CDS encoding twin-arginine translocase TatA/TatE family subunit produces MAMPSVPELLIILAIVVLLFGAKKIPDLAKGLGSGIKNFKKAVKDDDEVENTTQNNTNTMATKEVENNQNTTQNKTTPQETEDIKKV; encoded by the coding sequence ATGGCAATGCCTAGTGTTCCAGAATTATTGATTATATTAGCAATTGTTGTTTTATTATTTGGTGCAAAAAAAATACCAGATTTAGCAAAGGGCTTAGGAAGCGGAATTAAAAACTTTAAAAAAGCTGTAAAAGATGATGATGAAGTAGAAAACACCACACAAAATAATACAAATACGATGGCTACAAAAGAAGTAGAAAACAACCAAAACACAACACAAAACAAAACAACCCCACAAGAAACAGAAGATATAAAAAAAGTATAA
- the argS gene encoding arginine--tRNA ligase → MYKHIKQLLDSNINEDVILEIPKNPKMGHFSTPIALILAKKLNKNPNEVAQDIKKNLESKFEFKAINVVNGFINIELSDEFLSKIAQETLANPNDFAKNNHNKKILLEFVSANPTGPLHIGHARGAIFGDALARVGEHLGYNIKREYYINDAGSQIDMLGNSILLAGREILGFDVEYPDEFYRGEYIKDIAKEMLDSLGKQVFIDCDIKTIAKFGMEATLLLIKSTLNNAKISFDYFVSEKSLINELANVLEKLEKNNAIYKQDSKIWLKSNLKGDEKDRVIIRESGEPTYLAGDIIYHNNKFERQYDKYINIWGADHHGYIARIKASIDFLGYDSSKLDVILSQMVSLLKGGKPYKMSKRAGNFILMQDVIDDIGIDALRFVFLSKKADTHLEFDVDILKSEDSNNPIYYINYANARIHTILQKSNASISYDFSKLDSMWKDLLIQALLLQRVLENTFDEYAMQKLPEYLKNLASKLHFCYNTSKILNTPNECSILCVLKVVSLSITTGLNLMGIKAKTKM, encoded by the coding sequence ATGTATAAGCATATAAAACAGCTATTAGATTCAAATATAAATGAAGATGTTATCTTAGAGATTCCCAAAAATCCCAAAATGGGACACTTCTCTACTCCAATAGCATTGATATTAGCAAAAAAGTTAAATAAGAATCCAAATGAAGTAGCACAAGATATCAAAAAGAACTTAGAATCTAAATTTGAATTTAAAGCTATAAATGTAGTAAATGGCTTTATAAATATTGAATTAAGCGATGAATTTCTATCAAAAATCGCACAAGAAACACTAGCAAATCCAAATGATTTTGCAAAAAATAATCATAATAAAAAAATATTATTAGAATTTGTAAGTGCAAATCCAACTGGTCCTCTTCATATAGGGCATGCAAGAGGTGCTATCTTTGGCGATGCTTTGGCTAGAGTTGGGGAGCATTTGGGATATAACATAAAAAGAGAATATTATATAAATGATGCTGGCAGCCAAATAGATATGCTTGGAAATTCTATATTGTTAGCGGGCAGGGAGATTCTAGGATTTGATGTAGAATATCCAGATGAGTTTTATCGTGGAGAATACATAAAAGATATAGCAAAAGAAATGCTAGATTCTCTTGGGAAACAAGTATTTATCGATTGTGATATAAAAACTATTGCAAAATTTGGCATGGAAGCAACACTATTGCTCATAAAATCAACGCTAAATAATGCAAAAATATCATTTGATTATTTTGTAAGTGAAAAATCATTGATTAATGAATTAGCAAATGTATTAGAAAAACTAGAAAAAAACAACGCGATATATAAGCAAGATTCTAAAATATGGCTAAAATCAAATCTAAAAGGTGATGAAAAAGATAGAGTTATTATTAGAGAAAGTGGTGAGCCTACTTATCTAGCAGGTGATATTATCTATCATAATAATAAATTTGAAAGGCAATATGATAAATATATAAATATCTGGGGGGCAGACCATCATGGATATATAGCAAGAATCAAAGCTAGTATAGATTTTTTAGGATATGATAGCTCAAAACTTGATGTAATACTATCTCAAATGGTAAGCCTATTAAAAGGTGGAAAACCTTATAAAATGAGCAAAAGAGCTGGGAATTTTATATTAATGCAAGATGTGATAGATGATATAGGAATTGATGCTCTTAGATTTGTTTTTTTAAGTAAAAAAGCAGATACTCATTTAGAATTTGATGTTGATATATTAAAAAGTGAGGATTCTAATAATCCAATTTATTATATAAACTATGCAAATGCCAGAATCCACACGATTTTACAAAAAAGCAATGCTAGTATTTCTTATGATTTTAGCAAGCTAGATTCTATGTGGAAAGATTTGTTAATCCAAGCATTGTTATTACAAAGAGTATTAGAAAATACATTTGATGAATATGCTATGCAAAAACTGCCTGAGTATTTAAAAAATTTAGCCTCAAAGCTTCATTTTTGTTACAATACATCAAAGATTTTAAATACTCCAAATGAATGCAGCATACTTTGTGTCTTAAAAGTTGTATCTTTGTCGATTACAACAGGACTAAATTTGATGGGTATCAAAGCAAAAACAAAAATGTAA
- a CDS encoding NAD(P)H-dependent glycerol-3-phosphate dehydrogenase yields MDIAVIGGGVWGRALAFCFSQKNNVGIVSRRELKFLNTYYSHRVIQIDLKNALKCKYIVIAIKSQAMREWLANVKFHKDSVVIIASKGIEADSGAFMSDIFNEYFPNLKTGYLMGPSFSKEVLESMPCALNIHTKYDIKSIADIFPNFMKIYFNDDVIGGEIAGAYKNIIAIASGISDGLNLGNNAKASMLARGLVEMCRFGMHFGAKESTFLGLSGAGDLFLTANSQLSRNYRVGIALASGKSLKNTLNELGEIAEGVVSTQAVVDLAIKHDIYIPIAYQVYQVLQGKSAINSVKDLIGTNFEN; encoded by the coding sequence ATAGATATAGCAGTAATTGGTGGTGGAGTTTGGGGAAGGGCGCTTGCTTTTTGTTTTAGTCAAAAAAATAATGTAGGTATAGTTTCAAGAAGAGAATTGAAATTTTTAAATACCTATTATTCTCACAGAGTAATACAAATTGACTTAAAAAATGCCTTAAAATGCAAATACATAGTAATAGCAATAAAAAGCCAAGCTATGCGAGAATGGCTTGCTAATGTAAAATTTCATAAAGATTCTGTAGTTATTATTGCATCAAAAGGAATTGAAGCAGATAGCGGTGCTTTTATGAGTGATATTTTTAATGAATATTTTCCAAATCTAAAAACTGGATATTTGATGGGTCCATCATTCTCAAAAGAAGTATTAGAGAGCATGCCTTGTGCATTGAATATACACACAAAATACGATATAAAAAGCATAGCAGATATCTTTCCTAATTTTATGAAAATATATTTTAATGATGATGTTATCGGTGGTGAAATAGCTGGTGCTTATAAAAATATCATTGCTATTGCAAGCGGTATTAGTGATGGATTAAATCTAGGGAATAATGCAAAAGCTTCTATGCTTGCAAGAGGATTGGTTGAGATGTGTAGATTTGGTATGCATTTTGGTGCAAAAGAATCTACATTTCTTGGATTAAGTGGAGCTGGAGATTTATTTTTGACTGCAAATTCGCAATTATCTCGTAATTATCGCGTAGGTATTGCACTAGCTAGTGGAAAATCTCTAAAAAATACATTAAATGAACTAGGGGAAATAGCAGAGGGTGTAGTAAGCACTCAAGCTGTCGTGGATCTAGCAATAAAACACGATATATATATACCAATAGCATATCAAGTATATCAAGTATTACAAGGCAAATCAGCAATAAATAGCGTAAAAGATCTTATTGGGACTAATTTTGAAAACTAA
- a CDS encoding glycosyltransferase family 10 domain-containing protein — MNLEVGVLSDYRSLESMIKILSPNNDSKIKIGDYTLEFISLDSNDSGGGYIECDYIVVINKSPRDVKVKAKRVFALQQEPYIRKSKKYAIPFKNEWAISTDYYLFCDIVFAFNDELFKDKNLIKDNPKTFIKNNTTFIKHHPALYFCFGNVPFDTLCKIPPIRKTKEISCIASFDKKAFYGHLDRMKFVTALKKTKIGKRIDFFGNKTEFELKEKKDGILPYKYTIAIENNSQNDYISEKIMDSYLGYSIPIYFGAKNVEEYFPKNSFIKIDIYNLQDSLNLIENVLDSDFYEANFDALLEARRRVLYDYSMLYSLSKNIVNDEKLHHNIPKKEVLITRYRRPFRLVMKYYYQAVFYGLLKILTNGEGKNKLKDLS, encoded by the coding sequence TTGAATCTAGAAGTTGGAGTTTTGAGTGATTATAGAAGTTTGGAGAGTATGATTAAGATTCTATCGCCAAATAATGATTCAAAAATCAAGATTGGCGATTATACTTTAGAGTTTATATCATTAGATTCTAATGATAGCGGGGGGGGGTATATAGAGTGTGATTATATTGTAGTGATAAATAAATCTCCTAGAGATGTAAAAGTAAAAGCAAAGAGGGTATTTGCTCTGCAGCAAGAACCATATATAAGAAAATCTAAAAAATATGCCATTCCTTTTAAAAATGAATGGGCAATTAGCACTGATTATTATTTATTTTGTGATATTGTTTTTGCTTTTAATGATGAATTATTTAAAGATAAAAATTTAATAAAAGATAATCCAAAAACTTTTATCAAAAATAATACTACTTTTATAAAACATCACCCAGCACTTTATTTTTGCTTTGGAAATGTGCCTTTTGATACTTTGTGTAAAATACCTCCAATAAGAAAAACAAAAGAAATATCTTGTATTGCTAGCTTTGACAAAAAGGCATTTTATGGGCATTTAGATAGAATGAAATTTGTAACTGCACTAAAAAAAACAAAGATAGGCAAGAGGATAGATTTTTTTGGTAATAAAACAGAATTTGAGCTAAAAGAGAAAAAAGATGGAATCTTGCCATATAAATACACCATAGCCATAGAAAATAATTCACAAAATGATTACATTAGTGAAAAAATAATGGATTCATATCTTGGATATAGCATACCAATTTATTTTGGTGCAAAAAATGTAGAAGAGTATTTTCCTAAAAATTCATTTATAAAAATTGATATTTATAATTTGCAAGATTCTCTAAATTTGATTGAGAATGTATTAGATTCTGATTTTTATGAAGCTAATTTTGATGCTTTGTTAGAAGCACGAAGGCGAGTTCTTTATGATTATTCCATGCTTTATTCTCTATCAAAAAATATTGTTAATGATGAAAAATTACATCATAATATACCAAAAAAAGAAGTTTTGATCACTAGATACAGGCGTCCTTTTAGGCTTGTGATGAAATATTATTATCAAGCAGTGTTTTATGGCTTATTAAAGATTCTGACAAATGGAGAGGGAAAAAATAAACTAAAAGATTTATCTTAG
- a CDS encoding FkbM family methyltransferase — MANMGYKVLQYDGSIYKAPYNHPNIKFFKKFVGTKDSNNTITLQTIIKQNNININSHNILQVDIEDNEWDMLENIDLKEVSKYFTQILFEFHNCNVEDDKLSQRRFKILEKINKYFTPIHTHFNNHGMIFYSKGLFLSDTIEVSYMNNKAIESFEYKSGFGSIVGLDSPNSTNYPEIPVIFPN, encoded by the coding sequence ATGGCAAATATGGGATACAAAGTCTTGCAATATGATGGGAGTATATATAAAGCTCCATATAATCACCCAAATATAAAGTTTTTTAAAAAATTTGTTGGAACAAAAGATTCTAATAACACAATAACACTTCAAACAATCATCAAGCAAAATAACATCAATATAAACTCACATAATATATTGCAAGTTGATATTGAAGATAATGAATGGGATATGCTAGAAAATATAGATTTAAAAGAGGTGTCAAAATACTTCACTCAAATATTATTTGAATTTCATAACTGCAATGTAGAAGATGACAAATTATCACAAAGACGATTTAAAATATTAGAAAAGATAAATAAATATTTCACGCCGATACATACGCATTTTAATAATCATGGAATGATATTTTATAGCAAAGGCTTATTTTTAAGTGATACTATCGAAGTCTCATATATGAATAATAAAGCAATAGAATCCTTTGAATACAAAAGTGGATTTGGAAGTATTGTAGGCTTAGATTCTCCAAATTCTACAAATTATCCAGAGATTCCAGTAATATTTCCAAATTAA
- a CDS encoding HemK/PrmC family methyltransferase, which yields MKIKDALNIAKQKNNSTRKLLECEILLCHILKKDRVFLHSNSDFEIGNSDFELLLQYIDKLNNNYPIEYITNKVSFYSQYFYIDEGALIPRPETELLIDYTSKMIVKNNIKKIFEIGVGSGVISIILGLMHKDLEIIAIDKYDKALEVARKNIKLKSILDSSLNSRISLVCTNLLDGINRTKNDFIVSNPPYIKNSYKIPPNLHFEPKTALFGGEKGYEILLDIINLDAKYLCCEIGYNQECLKDYLKNYDDIYFYKDYSSFVRGFIAQRF from the coding sequence ATGAAAATAAAAGATGCTCTAAATATAGCAAAGCAAAAAAATAATAGCACTAGAAAGTTACTAGAATGCGAGATATTGCTCTGTCATATTCTTAAAAAAGATAGAGTTTTTTTGCATTCAAATAGTGATTTTGAGATTGGTAATAGTGATTTTGAATTATTATTGCAATATATTGATAAACTAAATAATAATTATCCAATAGAATATATAACAAACAAAGTTAGCTTTTATTCGCAATATTTTTATATAGATGAAGGTGCGTTGATCCCGCGTCCAGAAACTGAATTGCTTATTGATTATACATCAAAAATGATTGTAAAAAATAATATCAAAAAGATTTTTGAAATAGGTGTAGGTAGCGGTGTGATTAGCATCATCTTAGGGCTTATGCATAAGGATTTAGAGATTATAGCTATTGATAAATATGATAAAGCCTTAGAGGTTGCAAGAAAAAATATCAAGCTAAAAAGCATTTTAGATTCTTCACTAAATAGTAGAATCTCATTAGTTTGCACGAATTTACTTGATGGAATAAATAGAACAAAAAATGATTTTATTGTGTCAAATCCGCCATATATTAAAAACTCTTATAAGATTCCACCAAATCTACATTTTGAGCCAAAAACCGCTCTTTTTGGAGGCGAGAAGGGCTATGAAATATTGCTAGATATAATCAATCTTGATGCAAAATATTTGTGTTGTGAAATAGGATATAACCAAGAATGCTTAAAAGATTATTTGAAAAATTATGATGATATTTATTTTTATAAAGATTATTCATCATTTGTGCGAGGATTTATCGCACAAAGATTCTAG
- a CDS encoding M48 family metallopeptidase, with product MLISAIFIIFYTIPVCLIAIFQIRHIKMSNKVVILDSKDFNIAKNYAITTQYFHIFESIFSAILFVFWINFGFYMLQEICGVYSNGILNDVIFVVSFLIINSILTLPLNAHKTLMIDRIFGFSKTTIKLYIIDTIKSFVLLIIFASILSYALIYLINNYSNWWIFGFVLVFLIVVFINLIYPTIIAPLFNKFSPLENKDLESKIINMMDSVGFRANGIFIMDASKRDSRLNAYFGGLGKSKRVVLFDTLLSKVTQNELLAILGHELAHFKHKDLIKNIGIMAVVLFSLFFIAGNLPSFAFDGFQKTSSSVLCVLILISSLISFYFLPIINYFSRIAEYKADEFGSNLTNKTDLGNALVKLINENKAFPYSHRIYVFFYMSHPPLLDRLKALNYKFQ from the coding sequence ATGTTAATTAGTGCAATATTTATTATATTTTATACCATACCTGTTTGCTTGATAGCAATATTTCAAATTAGACATATAAAGATGAGCAATAAGGTTGTTATCTTAGATTCTAAAGATTTTAATATTGCAAAAAATTATGCAATCACTACTCAATATTTTCATATATTTGAGAGTATTTTTAGTGCGATTTTATTTGTATTTTGGATTAATTTTGGGTTTTATATGCTCCAAGAAATATGTGGAGTTTATAGCAATGGAATTTTAAATGATGTGATTTTTGTCGTGTCATTTTTGATTATAAATTCAATACTTACTTTACCACTTAATGCACATAAAACTTTAATGATTGATAGAATCTTTGGTTTTAGTAAAACTACAATAAAACTATATATCATTGATACTATTAAATCATTTGTATTGCTTATTATTTTTGCTTCAATATTATCTTATGCTTTGATTTATTTGATTAATAATTATTCTAATTGGTGGATTTTTGGGTTTGTTTTGGTATTTTTAATAGTGGTTTTTATAAATTTAATTTATCCAACTATTATTGCTCCACTTTTTAACAAATTTAGCCCACTTGAAAATAAAGATTTAGAATCAAAAATTATAAATATGATGGATAGCGTTGGTTTTAGAGCAAATGGAATCTTTATAATGGATGCAAGTAAAAGAGATAGTAGGTTAAATGCATATTTTGGCGGACTTGGAAAAAGCAAAAGAGTAGTGTTATTTGATACATTATTATCAAAAGTGACACAAAATGAACTTCTTGCGATTTTAGGGCATGAATTAGCCCATTTCAAGCATAAGGATTTAATCAAAAATATAGGAATTATGGCAGTTGTGCTTTTTAGCTTATTTTTTATTGCAGGTAATTTGCCTAGCTTTGCTTTTGATGGATTCCAAAAAACTTCTTCGAGTGTATTATGTGTTTTGATACTTATTTCATCTTTGATTTCATTTTATTTTTTACCTATTATCAATTATTTTAGTAGGATTGCAGAATATAAAGCAGATGAATTTGGCTCAAATCTAACAAATAAAACTGATTTAGGCAATGCTCTTGTAAAACTTATCAATGAAAATAAAGCATTTCCTTATTCACATAGAATCTATGTATTTTTTTATATGTCTCATCCGCCATTACTTGATAGATTAAAGGCATTAAATTATAAATTTCAATGA